In Gasterosteus aculeatus chromosome 15, fGasAcu3.hap1.1, whole genome shotgun sequence, a single genomic region encodes these proteins:
- the unc79 gene encoding protein unc-79 homolog isoform X6 — protein sequence MSTKAEQFASKIRYLQEYHNRVQHNIYPVPSGTDIANTLKYFSQTLLSILSRTGRKENQEASNLAVPMTMCLFPVPFPLTPSLRPQVSSINPSVTRSLLYSVLRDAPSDRGGQGQQSRDAQLSEYPSLDYQGLYVTLVTLLDLVPLLQHGQHDLGQSIFYTTTCLLPFLSDDILSTLPYTMISTLATFPPFLHKDIIEYLSTSFLPMAILGSTRREGGVPAYVNLSASSMLMIAMQYTTNPVYHCQLLECLMKHKQEVWKDLLYVISYGPSQVKPPAVQMLFHYWPNLKPPGAISEYSGLQYTAWNPIHCQHIECHNAINKPAVKMCIDPTLSVGLGDKPPPLYICEECSQRIAGDHAEWLVDVLLPQAEISAICQKKNCSSHVRRAVVTCFSAGCCGRHGNRPVRYCKRCHVNHHSSEVGAASETHLYQTSPPPINTRECGAEELVCTVEAVISLLKEAEIHAEQREFEMNRRRQMGLSASHHSLDNIEFDNKEDDQHDQRLLSQFGIWFLVSLCTPNENTPTESLARLVSMVFQWFHSTAYMMDDEVGSLVEKLKPQFVTKWLKTVCEVRFDVMVMCLLPKPVEFARVGGYWDKSCNTVTQLKEGLNRILCLIPYNVISQPLWECFMPEWLEAIRTEVPDHQLKEFREVLSKMFDIELCPLPFSMEEMFGFISCRFSGYPASVQEQALLWLHVLSELDIVVPLQLLIGMFSDGVNSLKELANQRKARASDLTGNTGARRVSVVSDPGRRGQHNTLSPFPSPFRSPFRSPLRCSPFKNLGHATGHCALDLDCDDDDMNLGCFILMFDLILKQMELQDDGVMLGLDSSLGKDIVGIINNVFQAPWGGSHTCQKDEKALECSLCQSSILCYQLGCELLERLTPREEIRLVEPTDTLEETLLLGQTDFSLGAEMGNVEGDNPSGAHTDNPSNHSPDDQSFKNNSDKKFSYQQLPVSLKLIYTIMQEMSKFEEPDILFNMLNCLKILCLHGECLYLARKDHPLFLAYIQEKMLIPSLWSMLKSEFCQLASLAVPQLLHALSLSHGADIFWNLINTNFNSKEWKIRFEAVEKVAVLCRFLDIGAVTKNHLLKYSLAHAFCCFLASVEDVNPAVATRARLLLDTIKGPALQGLCQCLDFQFDTVVRDRPIILSKLLLLHFLKKDIPALSWEFFVNRFETLSLEAQLHLDCNKEFPFPTTITAVRTNVANLSDAAMWKIRRARFARNRQKSVRSLRDSVKGGPAESKRAFSLPESLSNRIPLRLTRQEHSAPTLGDMIEKVLPAPLVGQTPSPEDDTVIRDLLPEDAGIDHQTVHQLIMVLMKFMAKDQSSAESDISSAKAFNAVKRHLYVLLGYDQQEGCFMIAPQKMRTSTCFNAFIAGIAQVMDYNIGLGKQLLPLVVQVLKYCTCPQLRHYFQQPPRCSLWALKPNIRQMWLKALLVILYKYPYRDMDGSKVVVHLIHITINTLNAQYHSCRPHATAGPLYSDNSNMSRYSEKEKEEDSVFDESDVHDTPTGAANKESQTFFARLKRIGGGKSVKYQPVELNAKKSEIELSEYREASALQDSILHCVREESTRKKRLQAMHKQKSLDISNTDSILFNLDEHRRKSCIDRCDMQAPPVVLPPPSSTHGKHRGKGSSDGSSVRVECSDAVDRRGSKPVIPEVRLSCMETFEDKLDLSSLGGSAQGKEDQDLIDLSSDCTSIPEKHSLLSMSDSDSLVFEPLPPLRIVESDEEFDLGTIVASKFNGSPKFSSSPASSKTLRLSPVVQVSVEDCSSDIKTSDMLLGAGGSGKPFEERKSNRVTPSASLDRPDHPENVCHESPMTLKQKRDLLRKTPHVPDNSLDDICDEVKTAFGLGTSPSGRTIFLDIPEDKAEPLSSPEKSKSVSNDEEEDGDDEEDDDMGDEVDSDQKPDADNNNEAEFKIQIVPRQRKQRKIAVSAIQREYLDITFNMFDKLGGEQTTETGPTKTSLLSAPSTVSMFVPAPEEFIDEQPTTMSDRCRDCAAVLEEYDEETLGLAVVVLSMFIHLSPDLAAPMLLDIMQSVGRLASSANFSGQAESMLIPGNVAGVAKQFLRCVFHQLAPNGILPQLFQSNIKDGSFLRTLASSLIDFNELSSVAALNMLLEGLNNKKSLPAGGTMLHCLDNIATFMEALPMDSPSNLWTTICNQFQTFLAKLPSVLPLKCPMDSSLRIIICLLKIPTTNATRSLLEPISKLLSFVIQYGMFSLSYLVELCGLCYKSFNKERDKFYMSRIVVLELLQALKFKSPLPDTNLLLLVQFVCADIGTRLAESTIIQKHMILTLPGCTTAAMECMRQYISELLDFIADMHTLTKLKSHMKACCQPLHEDTFGGNLKVGLAQVAAMEISKGNHRDNKAVVRYLPWLYHPPSTMQQGPKEFIECVSHIRQLSWLLLGSLTHCALHQGSPSCMPIPLDAGSHIADHLIVILIGFPEQSKTSVLHMCSLFHAFMFAQLWTIYCEQAAAAPSLQNQNQTEFSSNAILTGLEFWSRVTPSILQLMAHNKVMVEMVCLHVISLMEALQECNSTIFVKLIPMWLPMIQSNLKHLSAGLQLRLQAIQNRVNHQCLQSQASGPPPFALRKWLQCTQFKMAQVEIQSSEAASQFYPM from the exons ATGTCTACGAAGGCAGAGCAGT TTGCCTCTAAGATACGATACTTGCAAGAGTATCACAACCGCGTGCAGCACAATATTTACCCTGTGCCCTCCGGAACAGACATTGCAAACACACTGAAATACTTTTCCCAAACTCTGCTCAG CATTCTGTCCCGCACAGGCAGGAAGGAGAACCAGGAAGCTTCCAATTTGGCCGTGCCCATGACCATGTGTCTTTTTCCTGTGCCATTCCCACTCACCCCATCTCTAAGACCACAAGTCAGTTCCATCAACCCTTCAGTTACTCGCTCCCTCCTTTACAGCGTTCTGCGCGATGCCCCGTCAGACCGCGGGGGGCAGGGGCAGCAGAGTCGGGACGCTCAGCTCTCAGAGTACCCCTCTCTGGACTATCAGGGCCTGTATGTGACCCTCGTGACCCTGCTTGACCTGGTGCCCCTGCTGCAGCACGGTCAGCATG ATCTGGGACAGTCCATATTTTACACAACAACATGCCTCCTGCCCTTTCTCAGTGACGATATTCTCAGCACTTTGCCCTATACTATGATCTCCACTTTAGCCACatttccccccttcctccacaAAGACATCATTGAGTACCTGAGCACCTCTTTCCTCCCCATGGCTATAT TGGGCTCCacccggagggaggggggagtccCAGCCTATGTCAATCTGTCCGCCTCGTCTATGCTAATGATTGCAATGCAGTACACGACAAATCCAG tGTATCACTGTCAATTGTTGGAGTGTCTAATGaagcacaaacaggaagtgtggaAG GACCTTCTGTATGTCATATCCTATGGCCCGTCCCAAGTAAAGCCTCCAGCTGTGCAGATGCTGTTTCATTACTGGCCCAACCTGAAGCCACCAGGAGCCATTAGTGAATACAGTGGGCTTCAATACACAG CCTGGAACCCCATTCACTGTCAACATATTGAATGCCACAATGCTATCAATAAACCCGCTGTCAAG ATGTGTATAGATCCTACTCTTTCTGTTGGCCTGGGAGACAAGCCCCCTCCTCTATATATATGCGAGGAGTGCAGCCAGAGGATAGCAGG AGACCATGCCGAATGGCTTGTTGACGTTCTCCTGCCTCAAG CAGAGATATCTGCTATTTGTCAAAAGAAG AACTGTAGCTCTCACGTTAGGAGGGCTGTGGTCACCTGTTTCTCGGCTGGCTGCTGCGGGCGCCATGGCAACCGGCCTGTCCGCTACTGCAAGCGTTGCCATGTCAACCACCACAGCAGCGAGGTGGGGGCTGCGTCGGAGACCCATCTGTACCAGACCTCACCGCCTCCCATCAACACTCGGGAGTGCGGAGCGGAGGAGCTGGTGTGCACCGTAGAGGCCGTTATAAG CCTTCTGAAGGAGGCAGAAATTCACGCGGAACAGCGCGAGTTTGAGATGAACAGACGTCGCCAGATGGGCCTCTCCGCCTCCCACCACTCTCTGGACAACATCGAGTTCGACAACAAGGAGGACGACCAGCacgaccagcggctcctcagccaGTTCGGCATCTGGTTCCTG GTGAGCCTGTGTACGCCCAATGAAAACACACCCACAGAGAGTCTGGCTCGGCTGGTCAGCATGGTCTTCCAGTGGTTTCACTCCACCGCCTACATGATGGACGACGAGGTCGGAAGCCTGGTGGAGAAGCTGAAGCCTCAGTTTGTCACCAAGTGGCTGAAGACAGTGTGTGAAGTGCGATTTGACGTCATGGTCATGTGTCTGCTGCCCAAGCCCGTTGAGTTTGCCAGG GTGGGAGGTTACTGGGACAAGTCATGCAACACTGTGACCCAGCTGAAGGAGGGTCTGAACCGCATCCTGTGTCTGATACCTTACAATGTCATCAGTCAGCCACTGTGGGAGTGCTTTATGCCTGAGTGGCTGGAGGCCATCCGCACTGAGGTGCCCGACCACCAGCTCAAAGAGTTCCGGGAAGTGCTCAG TAAGATGTTCGACATTGAGCTGTGCCCCCTGCCCTTCTCCATGGAAGAAATGTTTGGCTTCATCAGCTGCAGATTTTCCGGCTATCCAGCGTCTGTGCAAGAGCAGGCGCTGCTGTGGCTGCAC GTGCTGTCAGAGCTGGACATTGTGGTGCCCCTTCAGCTTCTCATCGGGATGTTTTCTGATGGCGTGAACTCTTTGAAAGAGCTCGCCAATCAGAGGAAGGCACGCGCCTCAGATCTGACCGGCAACACTGGGGCTCGCAGG GTGAGCGTGGTGTCAGATCCGGGACGCCGTGGGCAACACAACACCCTCAGTCCGTTCCCCAGTCCATTCCGGAGCCCGTTCCGCAGCCCCCTGCGCTGCAGCCCCTTCAAAAACCTCGGCCACGCCACCGGCCACTGCGCTCTGGATCTGGACTGTGACGATGATGACATGAACCTCGGCTGCTTCATCCTCATGTTTGACCTAATCCTAAAGCAG ATGGAGCTCCAGGATGACGGTGTAATGCTGGGCCTAGACAGCAGCCTGGGGAAGGACATCGTGGGCATCATCAACAACGTCTTTCAGGCCCCATGGGGGGGCTCACACACCTGCCAGAAAGATGAGAAGGCCCTGGAGTGCAGCCTGTGCCAATCCAGTATCCTGTGCTACCAGCTGGGCTGTGAGCTTCTGGAGAGGCTGACCCCCCGGGAGGAGATCCGTCTCGTG GAACCGACAGATACTTTGGAGGAGACCTTGCTCTTGGGTCAGACAGATTTCTCCCTCGGTGCGGAGATGGGAAATGTGGAAGGAGACAACCCAAGCGGCGCACACACCGACAACCCTAGTAACCATTCCCCTGATGACCAAT CATTTAAGAATAACTCCGATAAGAAGTTCTCCTACCAGCAGCTCCCTGTGTCTTTGAAGCTCATATACACCATCATGCAG GAAATGTCCAAGTTTGAGGAGCCCGACATCTTGTTCAACATGCTGAACTGTCTGAAGATCCTGTGTCTCCATGGAGAGTGTTTGTATCTCGCCCGCAAGGATCACCCTCTGTTTCTGGCCTACATCCAGGAAAAGATGCTCATACCGAG TCTTTGGTCCATGTTAAAGTCAGAGTTTTGCCAGCTGGCCTCGCTGGCTGTGCCTCAGCTTCTCCACGCCCTGTCCCTGTCCCATGGGGCGGACATCTTTTGGAACCTCATCAACACAAACTTTAACAGTAAAGAATGGAAAATACGATTTGAAGCAG TGGAGAAAGTAGCGGTATTGTGTCGGTTCCTGGACATTGGTGCGGTGACGAAAAACCACCTGCTGAAATATTCCCTGGCCCACGCTTTCTGCTGCTTCCTGGCGTCCGTGGAGGACGTCAACCCTGCTGTGGCCACGCGGGCCAGACTGCTGCTGGACACCATCAAGGGGCCGGCTCTGCAG GGGTTATGTCAGTGCCTGGATTTCCAGTTTGACACCGTTGTGAGGGATCGGCCTATTATCCTCAGcaagctcctgctgctgcacttTCTGAAGAAAGACATTCCAGCTCTGAGCTGGGAGTTCTTTGTCAACCGTTTTGAAACATTATCTCTGGAGGCTCAATTACACCTGGACTGCAACAAGGAGTTCCCCTTCCCTACTA CCATCACAGCCGTGCGAACCAACGTGGCCAACCTCAGCGACGCAGCAATGTGGAAAATAAGACGCGCCCGCTTCGCCAGGAATCGGCAGAAGAGCGTGCGTTCCCTCCGCGACAGTGTGAAGGGAGGCCCAGCAGAGTCAAAACGGGCATTTTCACTCCCGGAGTCACTGAGCAACCGAATTC CTCTAAGGCTTACGAGGCAAGAGCACTCTGCCCCGACACTGGGAGATATGATAGAGAAAGTCCTGCCAG CTCCTCTCGTAGGCCAGACCCCGTCTCCCGAGGACGACACCGTCATCAGGGACCTGCTCCCCGAGGACGCAGGCATCGACCACCAGACGGTTCACCAGCTCATCATGGTGCTCATGAAATTCATGGCGAAAGACCAGAGCAGCGCCGAGAGTGACATCAGCAGTGCCAAGGCCTTCAACGCAGTGAAGCGTCACCTCTACGTGCTGCTGGGCTACGACCAACAGGAGGGCTGCTTCATGATTGCGCCTCAGAAGATGCGCACCTCTACCTGCTTCAATGCCTTCATTGCTGGCATTGCACAA GTGATGGACTACAATATCGGTTTGGGGAAGCAGCTGCTCCCCCTGGTGGTCCAGGTGTTGAAGTACTGCACGTGTCCCCAGCTGAGACACTATTTTCAGCAGCCGCCTCGATGCTCTCTCTGGGCCTTGAAGCCAAACATTAGACAGATGTGGCTGAAAGCACTGCTGGTGATCCTCTACAAG TACCCTTACAGAGACATGGACGGGAGTAAAGTGGTCGTTCATCTGATCCACATCACCATCAACACACTGAATGCCCAGTATCACAGCTGTCGTCCCCACGCGACAGCAGGGCCGCTCTACAGTGACAACTCTAACATGAGCCGCTACagcgagaaagaaaaag AAGAGGACAGCGTATTCGATGAGTCAGACGTTCACGACACGCCGACTGGTGCCGCTAACAAGGAGTCACAGACCTTCTTCGCCCGCCTGAAGAGGATCGGCGGTGGCAAGTCTGTGAAGTACCAGCCGGTAGAGCTCAATGCCAAGAAAA GTGAAATTGAGCTGTCAGAGTATCGTGAAGCCAGCGCCCTCCAGGACAGCATCCTGCACTGTGTGAGGGAGGAAAGCACCAGGAAGAAGCGGCTGCAGGCCATGCACAAGCAGAAGTCTCTGGACATCTCCAACACTGACTCAATCCTCTTCAATCTCGATGAACACAGGCGTAAATCCTGCATCGATCGCTGTGACATGCAGGCGCCCCCCGTGGTCCTGCCTCCGCCGTCGTCCACGCACGGCAAGCATCGTGGCAAAGGATCGTCCGATGGCTCTTCGGTTCGGGTGGAGTGCAGCGACGCCGTGGACCGCCGCGGTTCCAAGCCTGTCATCCCAGAGGTCCGCCTCAGCTGCATGGAAACCTTTGAGGACAAGTTGGACTTGAGCTCACTTGGGGGATCAGCCCAGGGGAAGGAGGACCAGGACCTCATTGACCTTTCCTCCGACTGCACCTCGATCCCCGAAAAACACTCTCTGCTCTCCATGTCCGACAGCGACTCCTTGGTGTTTGAACCGTTGCCTCCTCTGAGGATTGTAGAAAGCGATGAGGAGTTTGACCTTGGCACCATCGTAGCCTCCAAATTCAACGGAAGTCCCAAGTTCTCTTCTTCCCCGGCTAGCAGCAAGACTTTGCGACTGTCTCCTGTGGTGCAGGTGAGTGTAGAGGACTGTTCCAGCGACATTAAGACCTCAGACATGCTGTTGGGTGCGGGAGGCTCAGGGAAACCATTTGAAGAAAGGAAGTCAAACCGCGTGACTCCCAGCGCCTCTCTGGATCGTCCTGACCACCCGGAAAACGTGTGCCATGAAAGCCCAATGACCCTGAAGCAGAAGAGAGACCTGCTGAGGAAGACACCACATGTCCCTGACAACTCCCTGGACGACATTTGTGACGAGGTGAAGACCGCGTTTGGACTAGGGACCAGCCCCTCCGGTAGGACGATCTTCTTGGACATCCCGGAGGACAAAGCAGAGCCTCTTTCCTCCCcagaaaaaagcaaaagcgTTAGCAacgatgaagaagaggacggggatgatgaagaggatgacGACATGGGCGACGAAGTGGACAGCGACCAAAAACCTGACGCGGACAACAACAATGAGGCCGAGTTCAAAATCCAGATTGTTCCTCGGCAACGGAAGCAGAGAAAGATAGCGGTTAGTGCCATCCAGAGGGAATACCTGGACATCACATTCAACATGTTCGACAAGCTGGGTGGTGAGCAGACCACAGAAACCG GGCCCACAAAGACCAGCCTGCTCTCGGCCCCAAGCACAGTCAGCATGTTTGTCCCGGCGCCCGAAGAGTTCATTGATGAGCAGCCCACCACCATGTCCGACAG GTGTCGGGACTGTGCGGCCGTGCTGGAGGAGTACGACGAGGAGACTCTCGGCCTGGCTGTTGTGGTTCTCTCCATGTTCATCCATCTCAGCCCTGATTTGGCAGCGCCGATGCTCCTCGACATCATGCAGTCTGTGGGCAG GTTGGCATCTAGTGCCAATTTTTCGGGACAAGCTGAGAG tatgttgatccCGGGGAACGTAGCGGGTGTAGCAAAGCAGTTCCTccgctgtgtgtttcaccagctGGCGCCTAATGGAATCTTGCCCCAACTCTTCCAGAGTAACATCAAAG ATGGGAGCTTTTTGCGAACACTTGCATCTTCCCTGATAGATTTCAATGAACTGAGTTCTGTTGCTGCTCTCAACATGCTCCTCGAG GGTTTGAACAACAAGAAGAGTCTGCCAGCAGGGGGCACAATGCTGCACTGCCTGGACAACATTGCCACCTTCATGGAGGCTCTTCCCATGGACTCTCCTAGCAACCTGTGGACCACCATCTGCAACCAGTTCCAGACCTTCCTCGCCAAGCTACCCTCCGTGCTTCCTCTGAAA TGCCCCATGGAttctagtttgaggataatcaTTTGTCTACTGAAAATCCCAACTACAAATGCAACCCGG AGCCTCCTGGAGCCGATCTCCAAGCTGCTGAGTTTCGTCATCCAGTACGGCATGTTCAGCCTCTCCTACCTCGTAGAGCTGTGTGGACTTTGTTACAAATCCTTCAACAAG GAGAGAGATAAGTTCTACATGTCCCGCATTGTGGTGTTAGAGCTTCTGCAGGCTCTCAAGTTCAAGTCTCCTCTGCCCGACACAAACTTGCTACTGCTGGTCCAG tttgtttgtgcAGATATTGGTACACGTCTAGCAGAATCCACCATCATCCAAAAGCACATGATCTTAACACTGCCGGGG TGCACAACAGCAGCGATGGAATGCATGAGACAATACATCAGTGAACTCCTGGACTTTATCGCAGATATGCACACACTAACCAAACTAAAA AGCCATATGAAGGCTTGCTGTCAGCCGCTGCATGAGGACACTTTTGGAGGGAACCTAAAAGTGGGCTTGGCCCAAGTCGCCGCTATGGAGATCAGCAAAGGAAATCACCGTGACAACAAGGCGGTGGTCCGTTATCTTCCTTGGCTTTATCATCCGCCATCCACCATGCAACAAGG GCCAAAAGAATTCATCGAGTGCGTGTCCCACATCCGTCAGCTGTCCTGGCTACTTTTGGGCTCCCTGACACACTGTGCCCTGCACCAAGGCTCCCCCTCATGCATGCCCATCCCTCTAGATGCAGGCTCCCACATCGCTGATCATCTAATAGTCATCCTCATCGGTTTCCCGGAGCAGTCAAAG ACGTCGGTGCTGCACATGTGCTCTCTTTTCCACGCCTTCATGTTTGCCCAGCTGTGGACCATCTACTGCGAGCAGGCGGCCGCTGCTCCGTCCctgcagaaccagaaccagacagAATTTTCCTCCAACGCCATCCTCACTGGCCTGGAGTTCTGGAGTCGGGTTACACCCAGCATCCTGCAGCTCATGGCCCACAATAAAGTG ATGGTAGAGATGGTCTGTCTTCATGTCATTAGTCTGATGGAAGCCCTGCAGGAGTGCAACTCAACCATCTTTGTCAAG TTAATCCCCATGTGGCTACCCATGATTCAGTCCAACCTCAAG CATCTGTCCGCGGGGCTGCAGTTGCGTCTCCAGGCCATCCAGAACCGTGTGAACCACCAGTGTCTGCAGAGCCAGGCATCCGGGCCCCCTCCGTTCGCGCTGCGTAAATGGCTGCAGTGCACCCAGTTCAAGATGGCTCAGGTGGAAATCCAGTCATCTGAGGCCGCCTCGCAGTTCTACCCCATGTGA